The genomic segment GGGAGCTTATGTTTATATAGTGAATGAAGAAAACAGCATTGAAATCAGACAACTGGAAATCACTTATTCAAACAAAGACTTAGTTATTATAAAAAAAGGATTAAAAGAAGGAGATAAGGTCATTATAAGTGCTATTAACAAATTAAAAATAGCACAAAAAGTAGAAGGAATAGAGCGTCCGAATTCTATTGATATAAAAGGCTTATAATGTTTTCAATATTTTTTATCAAACGTCCAATTTTTGCAAAAGTAATTGCTATTTTCATTATTTTGATTGGTTTAATTGCTTTAAACATATTGCCAGTAGCTCAGTTTCCAGAGATTTCACCTCCTTCCATTTCAGTTAAAGCCTCTTATACAGGGGGAAGTGCCAAAAGTGTAGAAAGTTTTGTTACTTCTCCTTTGGAGCAACAACTCAATGGTTTAGAAGGTTTGATTTATATGGATTCAATCTCTTCTTCTGATGGAAGTTCCAATATTAATTTATATTTTGAATCCGGTTATGACTTAAATACAGCAGCCATTGATGTTCAAAACAGAGTAGCTTTAGCCCTTCCCTCTTTGCCTGAAAGTGTCAAACAACAAGGGGTAATTACCAAAAAAAAATCAACCTCAATGTTACAAATTTTAACCCTATCCTCTTCGAATGAGGATCATGATGCTTTATTTTTATCCAATTTTGCAAGCCTTAATATCATTGAAGAACTCAAAAGAATCAAAGGAGTAGGAGATGTGCAAAACTTAGGAGAGAAAAAATATTCTATGAGAATTTGGATTAATCCCAATATTTTGTCCAACTTAAAACTTAGCGTAAATGATGTAAGTGCTGCTATTAAAGCTCAAAATTTGCAAGCAGCTTTAGGAAGTATTGGAGCCAGTCCCAATGATTCTAATGCCAAGTTTCAATATTCTCTTGTTTCTAAGAGCAAACTAAACACCGTTGAAGAATTTGAAAACATAATTGTAAAACAAAATGAAGATGGCTCTCAAATAAAACTTAAAGATATTGCAAACATTGAATTAGGAGCTGAAACCTACTCATGGGATGCAAGATTAAACAATAAAGATGCAGCCATGCTTGGTATTTATCAATTGCCTGGCTCAAATGCCTTGGAACTTGCAAAAAATATTCAAGAGGTTTTAAAAAAAGTTGAAAAAACCTTTCCTCCTGGTCTTAAAATAAAAGCCACTTATGATACAACTAAGTTTGTTGAAGCATCTATTAAAGAAGTGGTTATTACTTTATTTCAAGCCTTGGTTTTAGTTTTATTAGTTGTATACTTCTTTTTACAATCGTTTAGAACCACTATTATTCCAGCCATTGCCATTCCAGTTTCTTTAGTAGGAACATTTGCTCTTCTTTTGGCTATGAATTTTTCAATCAATACACTCACTCTTTTTGGTTTAATTCTAGCAATTGGAATTGTAGTAGATGATGCAATTATTGTGGTTGAAAATGTTGAAGCAAACTTAGAAAAAAATCCTGATATTTCTTTAAAAGAAGCCACAACAAAAGCAATGAAAGAAGTATTTGCACCTATTATATCTACAACGCTTGTTTTATTAGCTGTTTTTATTCCTGTCACTTTTATTCCAGGAATCTCAGGAACGCTGTATCAACAATTTGCAACCACTATCGCTTTTGCAGTAATTATCTCATCATTGAATGCTTTGACCTTATCGCCTGCTTTATGTGCGACTGTCCTCAAAAGGAAAAGAGAAGATCAAGAAAAAAATGCTGTTTTTAAAGCTTTTGATAAAGCACTTGAAGCACTAAAAGTACGTTATGAAAAAATCTTAAGAAAATTAATTCAACACTGGATTAGCATTGCAGTTATTTATGTTTTATTATTAGGCGCAACTTTTATGGCTTTTAAAATTCTGCCTACTGGTTTTATTCCCAATGAAGATCAAGGTACATTATTGGCATCTATAAGTCTTGAAGCAGGAACAACACTAAAAACAACCAATGAAGTAACCAAAAAAGTAAGTGCTATTATACAAAATACAAAAGGCGTTTCTGATGTTCTAAGTATTCCAGGTTTTTCTGTTATTTCAGGCGCAATTGATTCATCTACGGCTACATTATTTATTGTTTTAGACGATTGGGAAAAAAGAAAAACCATTCAAACATCTATTAATGGTATTATTAGCTCTATCAATCAAGAAACGCAAAGTATTGACAATGCTAAGGTGAGAGTTTTTAATATGCCTTCTATCCCTGGTATTTCAGCAGTAGGAGGTTTTGAATTAAAACTTCAAAACATACAAAATATTCCTTTACTTGATTTTGAGAACCATGCAAAAGAATTTATACAGAAATTAAATCAAGAAAATACCATAATGATGGCCTATACCACATTTAATTCCAAATATCCACAACTTTTTATTGATGTAAACAGAGATAAAGTGGCTGCTTTAAATATTAAATTATCCGATGTATTTGCTGTATTACAGTCTTATTTAGGTTCTTTATATGTCAATGATTTTTCTAAATTTGGAAAATCTTATCGAGTTTTTATCCAAGCACAGCAAGAATACAGAGACAATAAAAATGATATTTCACGTTTTTTTGTTAAAAACAAAAATGGGGAACTAATACCCTTAAGTGCCATTTTAAGTATCAAAGAAATAGTAGGTGCAAACAGTATTACGCATTTTAACTCTTACCAAAGTATTTCGGTTAACGGTATACATAATATTAAAGAAGGTTTTAGTTCCTCTGATGCTCTAAGAAGTATAGAAAACATTGCTAAAAGCCTTCCTTCAAGTATGTCTTATTCTTTTTCAGGCTTAAGTTTACAAGAAAAAGAAGCAGGAAATGCGGCAATGTATATTTTTGCTTTATCTATTTTTATCGTATTTTTATTTTTAGCAGCACAATATGAATCATGGTTGATGCCCTTAATGATAATGTTACCTATTCCTATTGTAATGTTAGGCGCGTTAGGTGCAAATATGATGGCAGGTCTTTTAAACAATACCTATACACAAATTGGACTGGTCCTTCTAATAGCCATGTCCTGCAAAAACTCTATTCTAATTGTAGAGTTTGCAAAAGAGTTAAGAGATCAAGGAGAGAGTATTGTAGATGCAGCTATAAAAGCTTCTATTTTACGTATGAGAGCTATTTTAATGACTATTTTTTCTTTTCTTCTGGGTATTTTACCTCTTGTTTTTGCAAGCGGCGCAGGGGCAGCAGCTAGAGCCTCTTTAGGAACAGCTGTTTTTGGAGGAATGTTAGTATCAAGCATATTAACGTTTATTTTAAGTCCCGTATTATTTGTTGTTTTACAAAGATTAAGAGAAAAGAAAAAAATGAAAAAGGAAAAAAACAATGAAAGTATTTAGTTTTATTCTATTATCAAGTTTGAGTTTACAAGCAAGTACAAGCCTTGATTTGCAGGCTTTACTTGAACTGGCATTAAAAAACAATCCTTCTGTTCAAATACAAAAATATATTAAAGAAGAACAATACGCCAATATTACAAGTACAAAAGCTGCATATTTACCTACACTAAGTGCCAATGCAGATCTTAGTTCTTATGATATAAAACAAGCTTCATCTGCTGTCAAAGATAAGAGCGTAAAAACATACTCTCTTATAGCCAAACAACTTATTTATGATTTTGGAAAAACATCTTATAGTATAAAAGCAAGTAAAAGTAATTATAATGCGTCCAAAGAAAAAGTATTAAGCATTGTTTCTAAAGTTAGTTTTGATGTCAAAAAAGCGTACTTCAGTATTTTAAAGAATTATGAACTGATTAAAGTAGCGCAACAATCTGTTGACATAGATGCCCAACAATTGTATAGAATACAAGAGTATGTAAATGCAGGAATAAAAAGTAAAATTGATATTTCAAATGCTAAACTTTCTTTATCCACATCAAAACTGGACTTAATAAAAGCAAACTTTGCATTAAAACAAGCCTACAATAGTTTGATTTCTCTCTTAGGTACAAAAGAAAAATATCTTATAAAAGAAGAAAAACGCGATATTAAAGACTTAAGTAAAAAGATTGCCCCTCCTTTACAAGACCTAGAATATTATTTGGCTCAAGGCTTAAAAAACAGATATGAACTTAAAATGTATGAATACTTAATTCAAGGAAATAAAGATGCCTTAAGCAGTAGCAATGCAGAGTTTTTTCCAAAAGTAAATATACAAGCATCTTATAATAATACCCTCTCCCACGAACAATTTTTAGACAAAGAACAAAATATTGTAGGAGTTTACCTTTCATGGGATCTTTTCACAGGTTTTTCTTCTAAAGCCAAAGTACTTAAAAATAAAAGTGCACTCAATCAAAATAAAGAAAAAAGAGTACAAGAAGAATTGAAAATACAAGAAAATATAAGTGCAGCGTATATTTCATTATTGGAAAACTATGAGAGTACAAAACTTTCTTTAGAAAGCCTTGCTTTAGCAAAAGATAATCTGTATTTATCCCAAGAAAGATATAAAAATGGTTTAAATGATATTTATGAGTTAAACACCTCTAAAGTCCAGTTTACAAAAGCACTAAGCTCTTTGGTTGATATTTATTATTCCTATGAAATTTCAATTGCAAATTTAGAGTATGCTAGTTCTATTCTCTATAATAAAGGTCAAAAATGAAATATGCACGCAGTAAACTCTGTTCTTTAAGAATAAAAGAAGTAAAGAAAGAAAATATTTAAGCCCATGAAAAAAATATACTCCCTTCTCTTTCTTTCGTCTTTGCTTTTTGCCAATAATGATGTTTTAAGAGAAGCACAAGAACTGGAAAAACAAGGAAAATATAAAGAAGCAAATATTTTATACAAAAAGCTACTTCAAAAAGACAGCATAACCAATAAACAAGTACAATTTTTTAATGAAAACATAGACAAAAGTGAAGATGAAGAAACAAATCAAAGTATTGAACAAGTGATTACTTCTTCTTTTGATATTTATCCCTATAAAGACAATTATTTCCTGCCTTTTTCTTACGACTTAAAAAACAAGAAAGACAGAGAAAATATGGAGGCAAAATTTCAAATATCATTCAAAAAACCGATTTCATATAATTTTTTCTCTCTTAATGAAACCATTAATTTAGCTTATACTCAAACCTCATTTTGGCAGATATACAAAGAATCTGCCCCTTTTAGGGAAACAAACTACAAACCAGAACTTTATATTTTGTTTCCCTATAAAAACCTTGATCATACCTCTTTAAAAGCGTATAAACTTTCTTTAATGCATGAATCCAATGGAAGAGAAGGGGAACAATCTCGGTCATGGAATAAAATATATGCAGAAGCTTATTTTCAAGTAGGAGATATGTTTATTAAACCGCAAGTTTGGTATAGAATTCCAGATTCTAAAGATGATAACCCTGATTTATATAAGTATTATGGTTATGGAGAAATGAATTTCTCTTATGTGTATCGACACAATATTCTAAAATTAAAACTAAGAAACAATTTTAAATTAAATAAAGAAAACAAAGGACTAATACAAATAGATTATTCTTTTGCTTTTAGAAAAAATGCTTTTGCTTATGTTCAACTGTCTTCTGGTTATGGGGAAAGTTTAATTGATTATGACAAAGAAATTAATAGAATCTCTGTTGGTATCTCTTTATCACGCTAGTTTATTCTTTATCTAGTTCTTTATCTATTAAAGCAATAACACGTGTAAGATGCAAAGACATTAAGTTTTTTGCTTCTTCTTGATTTCTATTTTTAATGGCTTCTAAGATATCTGCATGATCTTTTATAGACTGTACATTTAAACTTGAAGTAACATTTTTTTGACATCGTACTCTATCAATATGCAAATTTATTTTTTCCAAAATAGTCCAAGCATCTAATAATTTTGCTGTTTTTGCAAGATGGAAATGAAAAGCCACATCGTATAGATAAAAATTTTGTATATCATCCTTATTAATTGCCACTTGTTGTTTTTGAAGCAAAGACTCTAAGATTAGGATATCGTCTTGTGTTACGTGTTTAATTGCTTCTCTAATAAGCATTAACTCTAAAGCTTCTCTTATAAGATAAGAACTTCTTACTTTTTTTATATTAATAGGTAAAACATAGGTTTTACTTTGAGGCATAATACGAATAAGTTCATCTTGTTCTAAGCGTTTAAGAGCTTCACGTACAGGACTTTTACTTACATTCAAAGTAAGTGAAATTTTTTTATCAGATAATATTACCATGGATTGCAAAATACCCTTTGTAATTAAATCCAATAAGAGTTTATATATCTGTTTTTGTAAATTTTTAGTTTTACTTAGTTTTGACGCTTGTAAGTGAGTTAAATAAACCTCGTCATGTATATACTGCACCTTGTTCCTTTTAATCTTGAACTCGTATTATAACCAATTTAAAAAAACATCTTCTTATTTAAAAAATGATTATAGCTCTAAAATAAAAAGCGCTTTAGCTAGTAAATACTAATAGAAAACTTTGTAATATAATAGCCTCCAAAAATAAGCCAAAGAAATAAAATACTAGATAGATAAAAAGGTTTAAGCCCTACATTTTTAAATTTAGAAAAACTTGTTTCCATCCCCAGTGCGCACATACTCATTGTTAAAACAAAAGTATCTACTTCATTAATGGCGTATACAAAAGTAGAAGGTAATAAATCTAAAGAATTAAAACCTGCTACTAAAATAAAACAAAGGGCAAACCAAGGAATAAAAAGAGGTGTTTTATTTGTAACGCTACTTGTTTTATTTTTTAAAAACAAAGCTAAAATTATTAAAAAAGGCGCAAGCATCATTACACGAATCATTTTAACAATAACAGCATCGTTTGAAACATCTTGGCTTATTGCATTTCCTGCAGCCACTACATTTGCTACTTCATGTAAAGTAGCGCCAATATAAATACCTATCTCACTTTCATCCAAAGAAATAAATCCTATTTTATATAAAAAGGGGTATAAAAACATTAAAGTACTTCCAAAAACAACAACTGAAGATACGGCAATTGCTGTTTTATACGCTTCACTTTTTAAAACAGATTCTGTAGCTAATACAGCTGCGGCTCCACAAATAGAGCTTCCTGCTGCTATTAGGATAGTAGTATGTGCATCTAATTTCAAAAGTTTCACTCCTATAAAATAACCAAGAGTAAATGTCATTGTTACAATTAAAACACCAGCTACAAAACCAGATAATCCCAATTCAAAAATACTTTGATAAGTGATTCTAAATCCATAAAATACAATAGCAATTTTTAAAAGTTTTTTTGTTGAAAAAATTATTCCTATGGAATATTTTTGAGGTAAATATACTCCAAGGGTATTTCCATATACAATTCCTAGTATTATTCCAATAATAAGAGGACTAAGCCCAAGACTTTGAATATAAGGAATTTTTGAAAGTACAGTAGAAACAATAGCAAAAGAAGCCACCAAGATTATTCCATAAAATATTTTGGGAAGAACCTGTTTTTTTAAGATTCCACTTTTTTCCATAGTTTATCCTTTTGCCTTATTAATATTTACAATTCTATAACAAATCATTTAATAAGTAAAATATATTAAATTTAATATAATGATATATAAAATCAATAAGGAATAAAATGACCTTAAAAGAACTGGAATTATTCTACCTATTATGTGAAAACACTCATGTATCTGGACTTTCAAGAAAATTAGGAATGAGTCAATCTGCTATTTCTTTAGCAATAAAATCTTTAGAGAAAAAACTAGAGGAACCTTTATTTGATAGATTAGGGAAAAAACTCGTATTAAATGAGAGAGGAAGAATCTTTAAAGAGAAAACACATCAACATTTTCTGTCTTTAAAAGATGCCCAAAAGAACTTTAAAGAAGTCAAAATTTCAGGAATACTTAATATTGCTGCTAGTAAAACCATAGGAAATTTCATTCTTCCACAAATTGTATTTGATTATCTTTCTATGCATCAAAATATTTCTATTCAAAAACAAATTACAAACTCTACTCGTATTATTCAGATGGTAAAAGAGGGAAAACTCGACCTTGGGTTTATTGAAATAATATCCAAGGAGGAAGATATTATAAAAGAAGTATTGGGACAAGATGATTTAATTGTAGTATCTTGTGATGAATCCCTGCCCAATGAATTATATTTGGATCAACTATTAAACAAAAAATGGATTTTAAGAGAAAAAGGTTCAGGAACAAGAGATGTTTTTTTAAAAGAAATTGATGAAATAAGTGATTCTCTTGATATTTTCATGGAATATTCTGATTTTGAAGAGATTAAAATGTTATTGGTAAATAACAAAGAAATCATTACTTGTATTTCAAAAGTAGCCGTTCAAAAAGAATTAAAAACAAAACATTTAAAAGAAATAAAATTAAAAAACATTAGCATTAAAAGAAATTTTTATTGCATTTATCACAAACAAAAATACAAAAGTAAACTGTTTAACTCTTTTAAACTCTTTGTCAAAAAACGATTTAAACAGCTTTAATATGTGAGTTAGTCTCTATTTTATTTTTAATAAACGTTTTAGAGACTCTTTTGTTTTTTTTGAAGAAACCATAAAAAAGAAAACATCAAACCAGGGGTTTTAGCTTTACTCTCATCATACATAAATTCTTCATACTCAGCAATGGGTAAATAAAACGATTCAATTTGTTCATCATTAATACCGCCCCCTTCGTGTATTTTCATAGCATTATTGATTTTTGCATAAAACAGTGTTTGAAGGCCTCCACTTATTCCAACGTTTGTAAAAAAAGAAGATATTTTTTCTATTTTTTCTAAAGGAACATCGTAACCACATTCTTCATCTATTTCTTCTTTTGCAATTACATTTAAAGCCTTGTCTTTATCTACTAGTCCTGCACATAATTCATAGGTAAATTCTTTGCTTTTATCATTTAAATAAACAGGTGCTCTAAACTGTTTTACGAGTAAAAATGCATTTTTTTCTTCATGATATAAAAGCACAGAAACAGAAGAAAAACTCTCTACGGCTTCCCATATTTTATCGATTCCATTTAAGGTATAAGTCAGTTGTACGGGTTTTACATAATTTGTATTTTTAAGATCTTGTTTTTTAAAGTTTTTAATTTGATTTTTCATAGTATACCTTTTAGCTGTACAAGTATATTTATATTTGCCTAAGGCTTATCTAAAAAAAAATCTTTACTTTAGTCCCTTTGTAAATTAACTTTATTTTAGCATTGCTTTTATTTTTTTAATAAATATAGGCAATAAAGATAATAAGCCCAAAAGTAAAAAAGCAAACAATATATTTTGAGTGAAAATATCGCTTAGGGCATTAATACTTGATAATTGACTTCCTGCATAAGTATAAACAAATGAACCAGGAATTATTCCTAAAGACGTAGTAATAACAAAAGATTTAAGATCAAGTTTGGTAATACCACATAAAAAGTTTACTAAAAAGAAAGGGAAAATAGGCAAAAAACGCAAAGAAAACAAATACTGGTACTTATTTGTTTCAAGTTCTTTATTAAAGGTTTTTAAAGCTACTTCATACTTCTTTTGTAGTTTTGCCCCTAAAATATAACGTGCAAAACTAAAAGCTGCTATAGCTCCAAGAGTAGCTCCTATATTTACAAACAATAATCCATATACACTTCCAAATAAAAAGCCTCCACTTAAGGTTAAGAGTGTAGCAATAGGTAATAAAAAAGCTACTGCAGAAATATATAAAGAAATAAACAATAAAACACTTAAGAGATAATTGTTTTGTACAAAAGCAGATAAAGAATCTTTTTGATTTTTAAGATTTTCAAAAGAAAAAAAACTGTCCAGCTCAAAATATTTAATTGCAAAAACAAAAAGTATAAATACTGCTACAAAAAATAATCTAGTTTTCATTGTTTTTACTTTTAAATACACTTAAAATCTTTTTTAACAATAATAAAGCTTTGTTGTTTAAGAGTTTGTTGATATAAAACTTTTTTGCTGGTTGTTTTATAATATCTGCATACGTAGGATATAAGTATATCATTTTGGATAATTTATCAAAAGAAATATCAAATGTTTTTGCTATTTGTAATTGATGTATTAACTCCCCTGCTCGCGAGCCTAAAATACTAGCAGCAAGAATTTTGCCATTGTTTAAAACAGATACTTTTATCATACCCACTTTGTTTACATCCGTATATCCCCTATCAGAGTTTTTATATTCAAAACTATAAATGCTGTATTCATTCTTTTTATATTTATTTTCTATTTCTTTTTTATTTAATCCAATATGTGCAAGTTCTGGTTGGGCATAAATACAAGAACCAATATGTTCATATGATATTTTTTGTTTAATAGGTAAAACAATATTTGAGGCTGCTTTAATTGCTTCTTGTTCTGCTATATGCGTATATTTATAAGCAGAACTCACATCTCCAATGGCATAAATATTCTTATTCGCACTTTGTAAATATTCATTTACTATTATTCCATTTTCATTGCATGTCACTTTTGCTTTTTCTAAATTAATATTGCTATTGGCTTTTCTTCCTATTGCAAAAAGAATTTTTTGGGCTTGGATATTTCCACATTTTTCTTTTCTTTCATAATCTAAAGAAATACCATTTGATGTTTTTTGAACTTCTAATAATTTGCTATTTGAAAAAAAAGAAATACCTTCTTTTATAAGCTCTTTAAGTAAAATACCACTTAGTTCTTCATCATACGTTTTTAGTATTCCACTTGACCTAGAAAATAAACTTATCTTTGATCCCAAACGATTAAAAGCACTGGCCATTTCAATACCAATAGCACCAGTTCCTACAATAATCAAAGATTCTGGAATCTTTTCTTGTAAAAACATATTTGCATTAGTTAAATAAGGAACAGTTTTTATTCCTTTTATTGTAGGAATAATAGCACTTGAACCTGTTGCAATAATGTATTTGTTTGCGCAATAGATTTTATCATTGACCTTAATTTCATTCTCACTAATGAAATGGGCTCTTCCTTGTATAATAGAAATACCTTCTTTCTCAAAAATTTCAGGTGTTTCATGAGAATAAATTTCTGCTACGATTGAACGTACATGAGCTAGTACATTTTTTGTATCTATTTTTACGTCATTTGAAGCAAGGCCATATTTTGAAATATGTTTTGTTTCATAAGCAACATTGGCACATTTTAATAAAGCTTTTGAAGGAATACATCCACTGTGTGTACAATCCCCTCCTAATAAAGCTTCTTCTACAATAGCAACTTTTTTTCCAAAAGCTTTTAACAATTTAGAAGAAACAAGACCAGCAGGACCTCCTCCAATAATAATTACGTCAAATTTTTCCATGAAGTACTTTCCTTTAAATAGTGTAATGTGTGATCAAGCATAAAATCATTGTGTTTAAACTCATCATAAAATCTTTGTAAATCTTCACTGTCATCAATATCATTTAAATTTTCAAGCAAAGCTAATTTTTTAACATTTAGTTTTTGTAAGGTTTGGGTAAAAACCATAGGGCTGCTCCAAGAAATATTTTCAAAGACATTTTTATTAAAGCTTGTTTTATTAAAAGCAATTAAATAATATCCTCCATCATCAGCAGGGCCTAATACAATTTCTTTTGTATTTAATTTTAAAAAAGCTTCATTTATAAAAGAATGTCTAATATGAGGCGTATCACTTCCGATTAAAACTACTTTTTCATAAAATTCAAATTCATTCATGAAAGCTGTTTTCATTTTAAGCCCTAAATTACCATCAACTTGTGAAAAAACACAAGAAAAGTTAAATATTTTTTGTGTTTTTTCTTTTGAACCTGTTACATACATTTTAATATCATAGTTTTTTGATTCTACATTCACAAGCAAATCTTTTACAAAACATTTATATAACTCTAAAACAAATTCATCTCCAAGCTTATTTGCCAGTCTTGTTTTAACAAAACCCTTTTTAGGTTCTTTTACAAAAATAATAAGTAGGTTTTTATTCATAAAAATCTTCAAAACCAGTTAATAATGTAGTTAGGTTTAACAACATGCTACTACCCCATTTTCTTTTTCTTCATTTTTAGCCATACTAGCAAGTGTAGCACAGGCTTTAAATTCTCCAAAATGGGTATTACTATTACCTTGTAGTTCAAAATACTTTTTATATCTTGTTTTCATTAACATATCCGCTGTATTTTTACATACATGCTCAGGTCTGTTAATTTCAAAAAGATGATTTGCATCCAATAAAAACTCTGCTTTACAATATTCAATTCCACCTTTATAAATAATACTTTGTCCATAATCTTCACAAACAGAATCTAGGTTTTTTATTTTCCAAAGTCTATACGTTAATGAATAAAACTTAATATTCCCAAGAAGTTCTTTAATATTGGGATCTAAGATTTCGATTTCTTTTGAAGAAACCAAGCGTGGTTCAACAAAACCAGCTTCTATTGCATAAGTAATAAAATCATTCACATACAAAGCGCCTCCTAAACACTCCCCATGTAACAGTTTATTTGTTTTAAGTTCTTGCCCTAAGCGTCTGTTTGAATATACATCTGAGAAATAAAATTCTCCACCTTCTTTTAAAAGTGTATGTACTTTTTTTAAGATTTCTTTTTTATCTTTTAATAAATTTATAACACAATTGGATGTCACAATATCTAAAGAGTTTTCTTTAAAATGTTTGTCTATATTTTCTATATAATCATGAATAAAAGAGGTATTGTTTTTTTTATATTCAAAACGTCTTGTTTGTTCGTTTTGATATTTTTTTGCAACATCAATTTGATTTTTTGTCATATCAATTCCATAAACAAAACCTTCTTGCCCTGTCAATTTTGATAAAATATATACATCACGCCCACTACCACATCCTAAATCAAGAATCTTTGCGCCTTGTAATACTTCTGGCATAGGTGAACCACAGCCATAATATTTGTCTTTAATCTCATCCATTATATAAGGCAAGGTATCTTTTATTCTTTTAGGAATCATATCAATAGTACAACAAGCCGATGTTTTTAAATCCGAGGAAGAAGACAAAATTTCTCCATAATATTCTTTTGCATTTTCTTGGTAATCCATCTCTTCTTCTTTTGTATTTACTGCTTTTTCTTTTAGTACTTCTCCACTACAAGAAGAGCCAGAATTAACCGTACAGGCATAACAATGAGAATCAAAAGAAATTTCAGGCTTAAAATTAGAAAAATCAATATCCCAAAAATACGTATTCTCATACGCTTTGATTCTCATCTCCAAAGACAGATTAAAATCACAGTCGTATACATAACCTTCATAATCAATTGAGAGAATATTTCTGCACATAATATTATCTAAGGTGTTTTCATTGTATTTACTTCTTAAAGTATTCATATACTCATCAAGCACCTTATGTTTGTTTAAATCAAATTTAAAGCGTTTGATTGGCATGTTTACAATAGTGGCCAATGAATTAAAAGAAACATCAAACTTTTCTTTTA from the Campylobacteraceae bacterium genome contains:
- a CDS encoding phospholipase A produces the protein MKKIYSLLFLSSLLFANNDVLREAQELEKQGKYKEANILYKKLLQKDSITNKQVQFFNENIDKSEDEETNQSIEQVITSSFDIYPYKDNYFLPFSYDLKNKKDRENMEAKFQISFKKPISYNFFSLNETINLAYTQTSFWQIYKESAPFRETNYKPELYILFPYKNLDHTSLKAYKLSLMHESNGREGEQSRSWNKIYAEAYFQVGDMFIKPQVWYRIPDSKDDNPDLYKYYGYGEMNFSYVYRHNILKLKLRNNFKLNKENKGLIQIDYSFAFRKNAFAYVQLSSGYGESLIDYDKEINRISVGISLSR
- a CDS encoding GntR family transcriptional regulator; translated protein: MQYIHDEVYLTHLQASKLSKTKNLQKQIYKLLLDLITKGILQSMVILSDKKISLTLNVSKSPVREALKRLEQDELIRIMPQSKTYVLPINIKKVRSSYLIREALELMLIREAIKHVTQDDILILESLLQKQQVAINKDDIQNFYLYDVAFHFHLAKTAKLLDAWTILEKINLHIDRVRCQKNVTSSLNVQSIKDHADILEAIKNRNQEEAKNLMSLHLTRVIALIDKELDKE
- a CDS encoding efflux RND transporter permease subunit, which translates into the protein MFSIFFIKRPIFAKVIAIFIILIGLIALNILPVAQFPEISPPSISVKASYTGGSAKSVESFVTSPLEQQLNGLEGLIYMDSISSSDGSSNINLYFESGYDLNTAAIDVQNRVALALPSLPESVKQQGVITKKKSTSMLQILTLSSSNEDHDALFLSNFASLNIIEELKRIKGVGDVQNLGEKKYSMRIWINPNILSNLKLSVNDVSAAIKAQNLQAALGSIGASPNDSNAKFQYSLVSKSKLNTVEEFENIIVKQNEDGSQIKLKDIANIELGAETYSWDARLNNKDAAMLGIYQLPGSNALELAKNIQEVLKKVEKTFPPGLKIKATYDTTKFVEASIKEVVITLFQALVLVLLVVYFFLQSFRTTIIPAIAIPVSLVGTFALLLAMNFSINTLTLFGLILAIGIVVDDAIIVVENVEANLEKNPDISLKEATTKAMKEVFAPIISTTLVLLAVFIPVTFIPGISGTLYQQFATTIAFAVIISSLNALTLSPALCATVLKRKREDQEKNAVFKAFDKALEALKVRYEKILRKLIQHWISIAVIYVLLLGATFMAFKILPTGFIPNEDQGTLLASISLEAGTTLKTTNEVTKKVSAIIQNTKGVSDVLSIPGFSVISGAIDSSTATLFIVLDDWEKRKTIQTSINGIISSINQETQSIDNAKVRVFNMPSIPGISAVGGFELKLQNIQNIPLLDFENHAKEFIQKLNQENTIMMAYTTFNSKYPQLFIDVNRDKVAALNIKLSDVFAVLQSYLGSLYVNDFSKFGKSYRVFIQAQQEYRDNKNDISRFFVKNKNGELIPLSAILSIKEIVGANSITHFNSYQSISVNGIHNIKEGFSSSDALRSIENIAKSLPSSMSYSFSGLSLQEKEAGNAAMYIFALSIFIVFLFLAAQYESWLMPLMIMLPIPIVMLGALGANMMAGLLNNTYTQIGLVLLIAMSCKNSILIVEFAKELRDQGESIVDAAIKASILRMRAILMTIFSFLLGILPLVFASGAGAAARASLGTAVFGGMLVSSILTFILSPVLFVVLQRLREKKKMKKEKNNESI
- a CDS encoding YeiH family putative sulfate export transporter, yielding MEKSGILKKQVLPKIFYGIILVASFAIVSTVLSKIPYIQSLGLSPLIIGIILGIVYGNTLGVYLPQKYSIGIIFSTKKLLKIAIVFYGFRITYQSIFELGLSGFVAGVLIVTMTFTLGYFIGVKLLKLDAHTTILIAAGSSICGAAAVLATESVLKSEAYKTAIAVSSVVVFGSTLMFLYPFLYKIGFISLDESEIGIYIGATLHEVANVVAAGNAISQDVSNDAVIVKMIRVMMLAPFLIILALFLKNKTSSVTNKTPLFIPWFALCFILVAGFNSLDLLPSTFVYAINEVDTFVLTMSMCALGMETSFSKFKNVGLKPFYLSSILFLWLIFGGYYITKFSISIY
- a CDS encoding TolC family protein, which encodes MKVFSFILLSSLSLQASTSLDLQALLELALKNNPSVQIQKYIKEEQYANITSTKAAYLPTLSANADLSSYDIKQASSAVKDKSVKTYSLIAKQLIYDFGKTSYSIKASKSNYNASKEKVLSIVSKVSFDVKKAYFSILKNYELIKVAQQSVDIDAQQLYRIQEYVNAGIKSKIDISNAKLSLSTSKLDLIKANFALKQAYNSLISLLGTKEKYLIKEEKRDIKDLSKKIAPPLQDLEYYLAQGLKNRYELKMYEYLIQGNKDALSSSNAEFFPKVNIQASYNNTLSHEQFLDKEQNIVGVYLSWDLFTGFSSKAKVLKNKSALNQNKEKRVQEELKIQENISAAYISLLENYESTKLSLESLALAKDNLYLSQERYKNGLNDIYELNTSKVQFTKALSSLVDIYYSYEISIANLEYASSILYNKGQK